One stretch of Paenibacillus sp. AN1007 DNA includes these proteins:
- a CDS encoding AraC family transcriptional regulator, whose product MDTSVLICDYSYHYKAFTHNMKGELSTYLFRLQTEGSCKVYVQEEEFRMSSGDLLLLKPGDDYRLVVDEPHKEGRLSSGDYYLFCEGRWIEKWWKRQQRPTVSRIGLDDKLISLWRNMLLEKRRGPLEENAELKDALLRGLCLYIDRAITENIQTDRAVSSALKLKRFIEEHATVTFKLEEAARYAGLSLSRAVRLFKEHYNQTMIQYAIEIRLNAALERMKYSEMTLEHIAESCGFASYSYFHRVFRAHFGVSPAEYQRSRQHEPIDDLEHV is encoded by the coding sequence TTGGACACATCCGTATTGATCTGTGACTACTCCTATCATTACAAGGCATTCACCCATAATATGAAAGGCGAGCTGTCCACCTATCTGTTCCGCTTGCAGACGGAAGGCTCGTGCAAAGTATATGTACAGGAAGAGGAATTCCGCATGAGCAGCGGTGATTTGCTTTTGCTTAAACCCGGGGATGATTACCGCCTTGTCGTAGATGAACCGCATAAGGAAGGACGATTGTCCAGCGGTGACTACTATCTATTCTGTGAAGGGCGCTGGATTGAAAAGTGGTGGAAACGCCAGCAGCGTCCGACCGTAAGTCGTATTGGTCTGGATGACAAATTAATCAGCCTGTGGCGCAATATGCTCCTGGAAAAACGGCGCGGGCCGCTGGAAGAGAACGCGGAGCTGAAGGATGCACTGCTGCGGGGGTTATGCCTGTACATTGACCGGGCCATTACGGAGAATATCCAGACGGACCGGGCCGTCTCCTCAGCACTTAAGCTGAAGCGTTTTATCGAAGAACATGCCACCGTTACATTTAAACTGGAGGAGGCTGCCCGTTATGCCGGACTCAGTCTGTCCCGGGCCGTGCGTTTATTCAAGGAACACTATAATCAAACCATGATTCAGTATGCTATTGAAATCCGTCTGAATGCAGCCCTGGAGCGTATGAAATACAGCGAAATGACACTGGAGCATATCGCAGAATCCTGCGGTTTTGCAAGCTACTCTTACTTCCATAGGGTGTTTCGGGCGCATTTTGGCGTATCTCCGGCAGAGTACCAAAGATCGAGACAGCATGAACCGATCGATGATCTCGAACATGTGTAG
- a CDS encoding aldo/keto reductase, translating into MEYIEIAGAGKRISRLIKGTDYFVHDAYEKAAANLDAFLAIGGNTVDTAHIYCGGQSEEVLGRYMKERGNRDQMVILTKGAHHNQHGPRVNADAIRSDLTDSLERLQTDHVELYALHRDDPNVPVAVILEALNDHIESGKIGAIGASNWTWQRLEEANAYAASHGLKGFTFSSPNLSLAKANEPFWAGCVSADAETLAWHEQTKLPLLSWSSQARGFFTGRFTPEVRDNADLVRVFYSDGNWERLRRAGELAASKKTTAIQIALAYVLNQSFPTCALIGAQNQAELLSCDEGSRITLSPEEIAWIDLASEVKPAGL; encoded by the coding sequence ATGGAATATATTGAAATCGCCGGTGCAGGCAAACGTATCTCCCGACTCATCAAAGGAACAGACTACTTTGTGCATGATGCTTATGAGAAGGCCGCAGCAAATCTCGATGCCTTTCTGGCCATTGGCGGTAACACGGTAGATACAGCACATATATATTGCGGAGGACAGAGCGAAGAGGTTCTAGGACGGTACATGAAAGAACGCGGCAATCGCGATCAGATGGTCATTCTGACGAAAGGAGCGCATCATAATCAACACGGCCCCCGTGTAAATGCCGACGCTATTCGCAGTGACCTAACGGATAGTCTGGAGCGGCTGCAGACGGACCATGTCGAGCTGTACGCCCTGCATCGGGATGATCCCAACGTTCCTGTCGCTGTTATTCTGGAAGCACTGAACGACCATATCGAGTCTGGCAAAATCGGCGCCATCGGCGCCTCCAACTGGACCTGGCAGCGGCTGGAGGAAGCTAACGCTTATGCCGCATCCCATGGTCTAAAGGGATTCACGTTCAGCAGCCCGAATCTCAGTCTCGCCAAAGCGAACGAGCCATTCTGGGCAGGCTGTGTATCAGCGGATGCCGAGACGCTCGCATGGCATGAGCAGACGAAGCTGCCGCTCCTGTCCTGGTCCTCCCAGGCCCGCGGTTTCTTCACTGGACGATTCACACCTGAGGTACGGGACAACGCAGACCTGGTGCGTGTATTCTACAGCGATGGTAACTGGGAGAGACTGCGCCGTGCCGGGGAATTGGCTGCATCCAAGAAAACAACAGCGATTCAGATTGCATTGGCTTATGTATTGAATCAGTCCTTCCCAACCTGCGCATTGATTGGAGCACAGAATCAGGCAGAACTGCTCTCCTGTGACGAAGGCTCCCGCATCACACTGTCACCTGAAGAGATCGCATGGATTGATCTGGCGAGTGAGGTTAAGCCGGCTGGCTTATAA
- a CDS encoding CapA family protein has protein sequence MNIRYVGFANNHTGDYGIEGLTDTIEEAEQRGLIPLGVGMSLHEARKPVFIDTADGRIAIITIGVTRSEVFAASNPGNGVPARPGLNPLRWSRTYVVNEQDFETLKGISERIGIAASMETGKRIETFKSKSENHYEFGSLFEGYLTFEKGENPRVKTAAHAQDQQEILETIRDAKERSDFVFVNLHTHEGENEDWYSDYPAAFIETFARSAVDAGAHCVFGHGAHFTRGVELYQGQPIFYNIGSLLMEFEAGESIISPEMFTAYGYDENESPSTLHKNRTKDSEGNWQGFYSHPKFSENFLISFDLNADRQQFDYELIPIDLRLTHSSVTKRGLPVLASEEAAGSLLERLNAVSKERYKTEIIRQGERLTVKEWK, from the coding sequence TTGAATATTCGTTATGTCGGCTTTGCCAACAACCATACAGGGGATTATGGCATCGAAGGGCTTACCGATACGATCGAGGAAGCCGAGCAGCGCGGCCTGATTCCTCTGGGAGTTGGGATGAGTCTGCATGAAGCTCGTAAACCGGTGTTTATCGACACAGCAGATGGACGGATTGCTATCATTACCATTGGTGTAACGCGCAGCGAAGTATTTGCCGCATCCAATCCGGGGAACGGTGTTCCCGCACGTCCAGGTTTAAACCCGCTTCGCTGGTCACGTACATATGTGGTCAACGAGCAGGACTTTGAGACGTTGAAAGGCATTAGCGAACGGATCGGCATTGCTGCAAGTATGGAAACGGGCAAACGAATCGAGACATTCAAAAGCAAATCCGAGAATCATTATGAGTTTGGCTCTCTGTTCGAGGGTTACCTGACTTTTGAAAAGGGCGAAAATCCCCGTGTCAAAACAGCAGCACATGCGCAGGATCAGCAGGAAATTCTGGAAACGATTCGTGATGCCAAAGAGCGCAGTGATTTTGTCTTCGTTAATCTGCATACGCACGAGGGAGAAAATGAAGACTGGTATTCCGATTATCCTGCAGCGTTTATTGAAACCTTTGCAAGAAGTGCTGTGGATGCAGGAGCTCATTGTGTATTCGGACATGGGGCGCACTTTACAAGAGGTGTGGAATTGTACCAGGGTCAGCCGATCTTCTATAACATCGGAAGTTTGCTGATGGAGTTCGAAGCAGGGGAATCCATTATCTCTCCCGAGATGTTCACCGCATATGGGTATGACGAGAATGAATCTCCTTCCACACTGCACAAAAACAGAACCAAAGACAGCGAGGGAAACTGGCAGGGCTTTTATAGTCATCCCAAGTTTTCGGAAAACTTCTTGATTTCATTTGATCTGAATGCGGATCGGCAGCAGTTTGATTATGAGCTGATTCCGATTGATCTCAGACTGACGCATTCGAGCGTGACTAAACGAGGTTTACCTGTACTTGCTTCAGAAGAGGCTGCGGGTTCTTTGCTTGAAAGGCTCAATGCTGTGAGTAAAGAGCGCTACAAAACCGAAATTATACGCCAAGGCGAACGTTTAACCGTGAAAGAGTGGAAGTAA
- a CDS encoding Gfo/Idh/MocA family oxidoreductase — protein MSKIKVAVFGCGAIAQRRHIPEYAANENVELVAFADPVVERAQEMAEMYGGKAYSSYEELLANETTVEAVSVCTPNYLHAPMTIAAANAGKHVLVEKPMAVSTEEGEQMIEAAKKNGVYLMVGHNQRLMPPHVKAKEILDSGRLGKVLNFRTAFGHPGPEGWSLDGAGSWFFRKEEAIMGAMGDLGVHKSDFIRYLLNDEVSEVAGFISTLHKEGTDVDDNATCLLRMKSGAIGTLVASWTQYRAGDNSTVLWCENGVMKIGTVDGDEVIVELTNGTVETYKVGAMATNEKQVPSGVIDAFVESILTKTPPTISGEEGLRSLQVILAAFESQKTGQIIKL, from the coding sequence ATGAGTAAAATTAAAGTTGCTGTATTCGGTTGTGGAGCCATCGCTCAGCGCAGACATATTCCAGAGTACGCTGCCAATGAGAACGTAGAACTTGTCGCATTTGCTGATCCGGTTGTGGAGCGGGCGCAGGAAATGGCTGAAATGTACGGCGGTAAAGCGTATTCCAGTTATGAGGAATTGCTTGCAAACGAAACAACAGTAGAAGCGGTGAGCGTATGCACACCGAACTATCTGCATGCACCAATGACGATTGCCGCTGCCAATGCGGGCAAGCATGTGCTGGTTGAGAAGCCGATGGCGGTTTCCACTGAAGAAGGCGAGCAAATGATTGAGGCGGCTAAGAAAAACGGCGTATATCTGATGGTGGGTCACAACCAACGTCTGATGCCTCCTCACGTGAAGGCAAAAGAAATTCTGGATTCCGGCCGACTGGGCAAAGTGCTGAATTTCCGTACTGCTTTTGGTCACCCGGGTCCAGAAGGCTGGAGTTTAGACGGGGCAGGCAGCTGGTTTTTCCGCAAAGAAGAAGCCATTATGGGCGCCATGGGTGACCTCGGCGTGCACAAATCCGACTTTATCCGTTATTTGCTGAATGACGAAGTGTCCGAAGTAGCTGGTTTCATCAGCACGCTGCACAAAGAAGGTACGGATGTAGATGACAATGCCACCTGTCTGCTTCGGATGAAGAGCGGTGCAATCGGTACACTCGTAGCCAGCTGGACACAATACAGAGCGGGCGATAATAGCACGGTACTGTGGTGTGAGAACGGCGTGATGAAAATTGGTACTGTAGATGGTGATGAGGTCATCGTCGAATTGACTAATGGTACGGTTGAAACGTACAAAGTCGGGGCAATGGCAACGAATGAGAAACAAGTACCGAGCGGCGTAATTGACGCATTCGTAGAATCAATCTTAACCAAAACGCCTCCAACCATCTCTGGTGAAGAGGGCTTGCGTTCCCTGCAGGTCATCCTGGCTGCATTTGAATCTCAGAAAACAGGTCAAATTATCAAGCTGTAG
- a CDS encoding Gfo/Idh/MocA family oxidoreductase, protein MNSVQKLRWGILGSANIAIGSVIPGLQQSELNEVTAIASRDLDKAQQTADKLGIEKAYGSYEAILEDDSIDAVYIPLPNHLHREWTIRAAEAGKHILCEKPLALTEKEALEMVQACADKGVHLAEAFMYRHHPRYDQIREIIASGEIGEIRGIHSTFSFNNSGSSGNVRFRKEWGGGALYDIGCYSISAARLLLGHEPKAVTVIGMFSPEHDQVDMMASGLLEFDNHVGVTFDSSMWAAFRNTLEVLGSDGIIEVPSAYIARPDSSSNFFVTAGGERREVEVPQVNHYALQGDDMARAVLQGKELRFAPSDAAANMKVLEACLRSAEERTRITL, encoded by the coding sequence ATGAATTCTGTTCAAAAGTTACGCTGGGGTATTCTTGGCAGCGCCAACATTGCAATAGGTTCCGTCATTCCTGGGTTACAGCAATCGGAATTGAACGAAGTCACTGCCATTGCCAGCCGGGACCTCGATAAAGCACAGCAAACTGCTGATAAACTTGGTATTGAAAAGGCTTACGGAAGTTACGAAGCGATCTTGGAAGATGATTCAATTGATGCCGTTTACATTCCACTGCCCAATCATCTGCACCGGGAATGGACGATTCGCGCGGCAGAGGCCGGAAAACATATTTTATGCGAAAAACCACTCGCCCTCACGGAAAAGGAAGCACTGGAGATGGTCCAGGCGTGTGCTGATAAGGGAGTCCATCTGGCTGAAGCGTTCATGTACCGTCATCACCCGCGTTATGACCAGATTCGGGAGATTATAGCTAGCGGCGAGATTGGTGAAATTCGCGGTATCCACAGTACGTTCTCATTTAACAATTCCGGTTCGTCCGGCAATGTTCGCTTCCGTAAGGAATGGGGCGGCGGCGCCCTGTACGATATTGGCTGTTATTCCATCAGTGCGGCTCGCCTCCTGCTGGGACATGAGCCTAAGGCGGTAACCGTCATCGGTATGTTCTCACCAGAGCATGATCAGGTCGATATGATGGCTTCCGGATTGCTTGAATTCGATAACCATGTTGGTGTTACATTTGACAGCAGCATGTGGGCAGCCTTCCGTAATACGCTGGAGGTACTTGGCTCTGACGGTATTATTGAAGTACCTTCGGCTTACATTGCTCGTCCGGACAGCAGTTCCAATTTCTTTGTTACAGCAGGCGGTGAACGCCGAGAGGTGGAGGTACCGCAGGTGAATCACTATGCACTCCAGGGGGATGATATGGCTCGCGCTGTACTTCAAGGGAAAGAACTTCGTTTCGCTCCTTCCGATGCGGCAGCCAATATGAAAGTGCTCGAAGCTTGTCTTCGCTCAGCTGAAGAACGTACACGAATTACGCTGTGA
- a CDS encoding helix-turn-helix domain-containing protein, whose protein sequence is MMRQTVLLTLQDIAYFCYPESVGHYTNHVQHAVLREAGVLNNFNIHYVAAGKGYVEVDGVVHELRAGQAVLYFPHQRQHYYSSEDEPWDVRWVHFYGERLHDYMLERGLHRNLLWTLRQRTSWEDAHLALLEEAEQNRMLRPAQLSTLTYALLAEFVQHAVPLKNTRTTSKTESRVLSLLPQMQQEACEPFLLQDWADRAGVSTYYFCKIFKNAVEMTPMEFITRSRLQMAKQWLLERPSANIGQIAEEAGYPNASYFNRQFMAHEGMTPTDYRGLYHN, encoded by the coding sequence ATGATGAGACAGACCGTGCTTCTCACGCTGCAGGATATCGCCTATTTCTGTTACCCGGAGTCTGTCGGACATTATACGAATCATGTGCAGCACGCTGTTCTGCGGGAGGCAGGCGTACTCAATAATTTTAACATTCACTATGTTGCGGCAGGTAAAGGATACGTGGAGGTTGACGGGGTGGTGCATGAGCTTCGGGCAGGCCAAGCGGTGCTGTATTTCCCCCATCAACGGCAGCATTACTACAGCAGTGAAGATGAGCCTTGGGATGTACGTTGGGTTCATTTTTATGGCGAACGGCTTCATGACTATATGCTGGAGAGGGGCCTGCACCGCAATCTGTTATGGACGCTGAGACAGCGGACTTCCTGGGAAGACGCTCATTTGGCACTGCTTGAAGAGGCGGAGCAGAACAGGATGCTTCGTCCAGCCCAGTTATCCACGCTAACCTACGCTTTGTTGGCAGAATTCGTCCAGCATGCCGTGCCGCTCAAGAACACACGAACGACGAGCAAAACGGAGAGCCGTGTGCTTTCGTTACTGCCGCAGATGCAGCAGGAGGCATGTGAACCGTTTCTATTGCAGGACTGGGCGGATCGCGCAGGGGTGAGTACCTATTATTTTTGCAAAATATTTAAAAATGCCGTCGAGATGACTCCGATGGAGTTTATTACTCGTTCACGTCTCCAGATGGCGAAGCAGTGGCTGCTTGAACGCCCGTCGGCCAACATCGGACAGATTGCGGAGGAAGCAGGATATCCGAATGCCAGCTATTTTAACCGTCAGTTTATGGCGCATGAGGGTATGACACCTACAGATTACCGTGGGCTGTATCATAACTGA
- a CDS encoding amino acid ABC transporter permease produces MGEIFDINAVFSAIPRLLEVLPVSLQITAISMVVGLVFALLFAVIRMKKVPVLSQLVTLFISFIRGTPIIVQLYLTYNGIPLLLKFINQQYGTDYNINAVPAMLFVLVTFAFNEAAYNSETIRAALQSVNKGQIEAAESLGMTYLQVLKRVIVPQALVVAIPPLGNALIGLLKGTSLAFVAGVIEMTAQGKIISGSNFRFFEVYLALALIYWVMTIIIEQILRFLEKRFSIPDPVQQTMNRGWFSWGRRGI; encoded by the coding sequence ATGGGAGAGATTTTTGATATCAACGCGGTATTCTCAGCGATTCCTCGTCTGTTAGAGGTTCTTCCTGTGAGTCTGCAGATTACAGCGATTTCGATGGTCGTTGGTCTGGTGTTTGCTTTGCTGTTTGCGGTCATACGTATGAAAAAAGTGCCGGTGCTCAGCCAGCTTGTCACATTATTCATCTCATTTATCCGCGGTACGCCGATCATTGTTCAGTTATATCTGACCTATAACGGAATTCCGCTGTTATTAAAATTTATTAATCAGCAGTACGGCACAGATTACAACATTAATGCGGTACCCGCAATGCTTTTTGTACTGGTGACGTTTGCGTTTAATGAAGCAGCCTACAATTCCGAGACCATTCGTGCAGCGCTGCAGTCCGTTAACAAAGGACAGATTGAAGCAGCCGAATCTCTTGGCATGACGTACCTTCAAGTGCTGAAGAGAGTTATTGTTCCCCAGGCCCTTGTCGTAGCCATTCCACCTCTTGGCAATGCACTTATTGGACTGTTAAAAGGGACATCACTCGCTTTTGTTGCAGGGGTTATTGAGATGACGGCACAAGGGAAGATCATTTCAGGCAGCAACTTCCGCTTTTTTGAAGTTTATCTGGCGCTTGCCCTCATCTACTGGGTGATGACGATTATTATCGAACAAATTCTTCGTTTCCTGGAGAAACGATTCTCTATTCCTGATCCAGTACAGCAAACAATGAATCGCGGCTGGTTCTCATGGGGAAGGAGGGGGATTTAA
- a CDS encoding sugar phosphate isomerase/epimerase produces MKKLNIGLQLFTLRDETAADFRGTLRKVAALGYEGVEFAGYGDIPAEEMKALLDELGLKGFSSHVSLHAMREDLQKQIDYLKTIGAQYMICPYLMPEDRPDNAEGWTKLFEELQQYGAEAAKQGLIFGYHNHDFEFHGRVGDANAFDAMFAQTTPEAVQVEMDVCWVQFAGQNPIEYINKYAGRLPLLHLKDFSKDEQGQMKTLELGQGEVDLPAVIESAAHAGVEWLIVEQDVCQNPPLESVENSHNWLKQNYLNQF; encoded by the coding sequence ATGAAAAAATTGAACATTGGTTTGCAACTTTTTACACTCCGTGATGAAACTGCAGCAGATTTTCGTGGTACACTGCGCAAAGTGGCCGCGCTTGGATATGAAGGCGTAGAATTTGCCGGATATGGCGACATTCCAGCAGAGGAAATGAAAGCGCTGCTAGATGAGCTTGGTCTGAAAGGTTTCAGCAGCCACGTGTCCCTTCATGCGATGCGAGAAGACCTGCAAAAACAAATCGACTACCTGAAAACGATTGGTGCACAATATATGATCTGCCCATATCTGATGCCGGAGGATCGCCCGGACAATGCAGAGGGCTGGACAAAGCTGTTTGAAGAACTGCAGCAGTATGGAGCCGAAGCGGCAAAACAAGGTTTGATCTTCGGTTACCACAACCATGACTTTGAATTCCATGGTCGGGTTGGGGACGCAAATGCTTTTGATGCCATGTTTGCTCAAACGACACCTGAAGCAGTACAAGTGGAAATGGATGTATGTTGGGTTCAATTTGCGGGACAAAATCCGATCGAGTATATTAATAAATATGCGGGACGTTTGCCGCTGCTTCACTTGAAAGATTTCAGTAAAGACGAGCAGGGTCAGATGAAAACACTGGAGCTTGGACAAGGCGAAGTGGATCTGCCGGCCGTGATTGAAAGCGCAGCACATGCAGGTGTAGAGTGGTTGATCGTCGAACAGGATGTATGTCAGAATCCGCCGCTTGAAAGCGTGGAGAACAGCCACAACTGGCTGAAACAAAATTACCTGAACCAGTTCTAA
- a CDS encoding response regulator transcription factor: MNSKRKVLIIEDEHDISRILRDYLTKNGYEAAVAATGEDGLQIMELIQPDYIILDIMLPDQDGIDVCREIRRRNNIPILILSARGSDTDKVLGLGFGADDYMTKPFSLSELIARIHAHFRRYDSLNAARAPSHLLRLANLEIDKRAYKVTVNGNEVSLSAKEFELLHYLANNKNQVFSKSQLLDAVWGYDAYGDENTVTVYIRRLREKIEHDASHPTLLKTVWGVGYKFNHN; the protein is encoded by the coding sequence ATGAACTCAAAACGCAAAGTCCTCATCATTGAAGATGAACATGATATTTCCCGCATTTTGCGAGATTACTTGACCAAGAATGGATACGAGGCTGCCGTCGCCGCCACCGGAGAGGATGGGCTTCAGATTATGGAGCTGATCCAGCCGGATTATATCATCCTTGATATTATGCTGCCGGATCAGGACGGCATCGATGTATGCCGCGAGATTCGGAGACGTAACAACATTCCGATTCTCATTCTGAGTGCGCGGGGAAGTGATACGGATAAGGTTCTCGGACTTGGATTCGGAGCAGACGACTATATGACCAAACCCTTCTCACTCAGCGAGCTGATCGCCCGGATTCATGCACATTTCCGAAGATATGACAGTCTAAACGCAGCACGGGCCCCTTCCCATCTGCTGCGCCTCGCTAACCTTGAAATCGACAAGAGAGCATACAAGGTCACCGTAAATGGTAATGAAGTCTCTCTGTCGGCCAAAGAATTCGAACTACTGCACTATCTTGCCAACAACAAAAATCAGGTCTTCTCCAAATCCCAGTTACTCGATGCAGTCTGGGGCTATGATGCGTATGGAGACGAAAATACGGTAACGGTCTACATTCGCAGACTTCGGGAGAAAATTGAGCACGATGCCTCCCATCCAACGCTTCTTAAAACCGTCTGGGGAGTCGGATACAAGTTTAATCATAACTAA
- a CDS encoding transporter substrate-binding domain-containing protein: MKKKFVPGILLLVLGLMIAGCGNKNEAGSGAGSDSGQKTIVAATSGVSNPFSYDKDGKLTGYDVEVMKAIFEKLPEYKLEVQAIEFEGILTGLDNGRFQLGANNFSSNPERRSKYNFSLPIIENANVFVVRKDDNTLKSIEDLKGYKAVTEVGNSGATLLENYNTAHPDAKADIMYTEENFVKQFEGIEAGRYDVRIISRVSAEKAIKEHGFTNLKVVPFSSENSDPGSYILLSKSADSTLLDAVNKRIKEMYNDGTLLKISEEQLGGDYLPKKELME, from the coding sequence ATGAAAAAGAAATTTGTGCCGGGAATCCTTTTATTAGTGCTTGGGTTGATGATTGCTGGTTGTGGCAACAAAAACGAAGCAGGTTCAGGTGCGGGATCAGACTCTGGCCAAAAGACCATTGTTGCTGCAACGAGCGGCGTTAGTAACCCGTTCAGCTACGATAAAGACGGTAAACTTACCGGGTATGATGTTGAAGTTATGAAGGCGATCTTCGAGAAACTTCCAGAATACAAGCTGGAGGTACAAGCTATTGAATTCGAAGGCATTTTGACAGGTTTGGACAATGGGCGTTTTCAGTTAGGGGCTAACAACTTCAGCTCCAATCCGGAAAGACGCAGCAAGTATAATTTCTCTCTGCCGATCATTGAAAATGCCAACGTATTTGTCGTGCGCAAGGATGATAATACCCTTAAATCGATCGAAGATTTGAAGGGATATAAAGCAGTAACCGAAGTAGGAAACTCGGGAGCAACGCTGCTGGAGAACTACAATACAGCGCATCCGGATGCCAAAGCAGATATTATGTACACCGAAGAAAACTTTGTTAAACAGTTCGAAGGCATTGAAGCAGGACGTTATGACGTTCGCATCATTTCTCGGGTCTCGGCTGAAAAAGCAATCAAGGAACATGGTTTCACCAACTTGAAGGTGGTTCCGTTCTCCAGTGAAAATAGTGATCCAGGTTCGTACATTCTGCTCTCCAAATCTGCGGACAGCACACTGCTCGATGCGGTAAACAAACGAATTAAAGAAATGTACAATGACGGTACATTGCTCAAGATCAGTGAAGAACAGCTTGGCGGCGACTATCTGCCGAAGAAAGAATTAATGGAGTAG